A part of Bacteroidia bacterium genomic DNA contains:
- a CDS encoding endo-1,4-beta-xylanase, which produces MKTILLIISSLFTLLFCSCKEEVPVTGDGFTYTPTTALRDKASFPFGVAIQAGRISNPAYGSLVSKEFSSLTAEYEMKQNITATGPATYNWTPTDQIVNFAQANNQRVHGHALLWHSAVPDWITNFSGSSAEFDTVMKNYIHAVVGRYKGKVASWDVVNEAFEDQSGNLRNTVFRTKMGDDYIARCFQYAREADPDVWLFYNDYGTIYDNKKLDAMLAMIDDFQTRGIPIDGVGFQMHISYNWPSLSQIQNAVDKVKSRGLKIHFSELDIRANPDGDLTQLTTDRATDLQKRYKDIVTLYKGIPEAQQFGITVWGLKDNESWLINFWGNPEWPLLFDAESKYKLAHKGVIEAL; this is translated from the coding sequence ATGAAAACAATTCTTCTGATAATCTCTTCCCTGTTTACCCTTCTTTTTTGTAGCTGCAAAGAAGAAGTTCCCGTCACAGGAGATGGATTTACCTATACCCCGACAACTGCGCTTAGAGATAAAGCGTCATTCCCTTTTGGCGTGGCAATTCAGGCCGGCAGAATTTCCAACCCTGCTTATGGAAGTCTTGTTTCTAAAGAATTCAGTAGCCTGACGGCGGAATATGAAATGAAACAGAATATCACCGCTACCGGCCCCGCAACTTACAATTGGACGCCAACAGATCAGATCGTCAATTTTGCTCAGGCCAATAACCAGCGTGTACATGGTCATGCTCTCTTATGGCACAGTGCAGTCCCCGACTGGATTACCAATTTTTCAGGTAGTTCGGCTGAGTTTGATACGGTGATGAAAAATTATATTCATGCAGTTGTGGGGCGATACAAAGGTAAAGTCGCCAGCTGGGATGTCGTCAATGAAGCCTTTGAGGATCAGAGCGGAAATCTCCGCAATACGGTTTTCCGGACAAAAATGGGGGATGATTATATAGCTCGTTGTTTCCAGTACGCGAGAGAAGCTGATCCGGATGTATGGTTGTTTTACAATGATTACGGAACTATTTATGACAACAAAAAACTCGACGCCATGCTGGCAATGATCGATGATTTTCAGACCCGGGGAATTCCGATTGATGGGGTAGGGTTTCAGATGCATATTTCTTACAACTGGCCCTCTCTTTCGCAGATTCAGAATGCCGTAGACAAGGTGAAAAGCAGAGGGTTGAAAATCCATTTCTCCGAACTCGACATCCGCGCCAATCCTGACGGAGACCTTACCCAACTGACTACAGACAGGGCCACCGACTTACAGAAGCGGTACAAAGATATTGTTACCCTGTACAAAGGCATTCCCGAAGCGCAGCAGTTTGGCATTACGGTTTGGGGCCTGAAAGACAATGAAAGCTGGCTGATCAATTTTTGGGGAAATCCTGAGTGGCCCCTACTTTTTGATGCTGAAAGTAAGTATAAACTTGCGCATAAAGGCGTAATTGAGGCACTATAA
- a CDS encoding T9SS type A sorting domain-containing protein: MKRFYILLFFISCFSVSNAQLTVTGFTNYSLHGFNVLVNDQAISQHATATQGAVDYLDTLLLQITEIGLAQDIMDSLLKVPIFMEWALTTGSAWYHPDVNWLIQNGYNPAKAKAVEIANITNFVNWSKQNQPLMIMHELSHAYHDRVLGFSYSPILNAYNAAMNAGIYNSVPYNPGNGNAPFNQPAYAKTNEREYFAEITEAYLGENDYFPFDSTDLKTHDALGYAVVKDVWRFNASTAIEKNLRGENLQIYPNPSQGYIHFELPASVIPDQINIFNMTGASVFSGKQTDSRLDVSALSSGTYFLYVSDKYGETYRGRFVKE, from the coding sequence ATGAAGCGATTTTACATTCTGTTATTTTTCATTAGCTGTTTTTCTGTTTCTAATGCACAGTTAACTGTAACCGGCTTTACCAATTACAGCCTTCACGGCTTTAATGTTTTGGTCAATGACCAGGCCATCAGTCAGCATGCTACTGCAACCCAGGGTGCCGTAGATTACCTCGATACCCTGCTGTTGCAGATTACAGAGATCGGGCTGGCGCAGGATATTATGGATTCTTTGCTAAAGGTGCCAATATTCATGGAATGGGCACTGACCACCGGCTCTGCCTGGTACCATCCCGATGTCAACTGGCTGATACAGAATGGTTACAACCCCGCTAAAGCCAAGGCAGTGGAAATCGCCAATATCACCAACTTTGTCAACTGGTCAAAGCAAAACCAGCCGCTCATGATTATGCACGAACTGTCTCACGCCTATCACGACCGGGTATTGGGTTTTTCGTACAGTCCGATTCTCAATGCATACAACGCAGCCATGAATGCCGGAATTTACAATTCGGTTCCTTATAATCCCGGCAACGGCAATGCCCCATTTAACCAGCCCGCTTATGCCAAAACCAATGAACGCGAATACTTTGCAGAGATTACCGAGGCTTATCTGGGCGAAAATGATTATTTCCCTTTTGACAGCACCGATCTGAAAACCCACGATGCTTTGGGTTATGCAGTCGTAAAGGATGTCTGGCGGTTTAATGCGTCAACGGCGATAGAGAAAAATCTTCGTGGAGAAAATCTGCAGATTTACCCCAATCCATCCCAGGGGTATATTCATTTTGAACTTCCGGCTTCTGTGATTCCTGATCAAATCAATATCTTCAATATGACTGGGGCATCTGTATTTAGTGGTAAGCAGACAGACTCCCGGTTGGATGTCAGTGCGCTGTCCTCCGGAACGTATTTTCTCTACGTGTCTGACAAATACGGCGAAACCTACAGGGGAAGGTTTGTCAAAGAATAG